The proteins below are encoded in one region of Thioalkalivibrio sp. K90mix:
- the nudE gene encoding ADP compounds hydrolase NudE: protein MSRDKPDVQGRRTVARSRLFEVEELDLEFSNGARTCYERLISRGNGAVIVAPVQPDRTVLLIREYAAGTHRYELGLPKGRIEAREDILVAANREIMEEVGYGGHRLTHLGALTVAPGYMSHETHLIVAEDLYPQREEGDEPEAIEVVPWSLDRLGELVTREDCTEARSIAALYMVRDFLDA, encoded by the coding sequence ATGAGTCGAGACAAACCGGATGTCCAGGGCCGCCGGACCGTAGCCCGAAGTCGGCTGTTCGAGGTCGAGGAGCTGGATCTCGAGTTCAGCAATGGGGCGCGCACCTGTTACGAGCGCCTGATCAGCCGGGGCAACGGCGCAGTCATCGTCGCCCCGGTGCAGCCGGATCGCACCGTGCTGCTGATCCGCGAATACGCGGCCGGCACCCACCGCTACGAGCTTGGCCTGCCCAAGGGCCGCATCGAGGCGCGCGAGGACATCCTGGTGGCGGCAAACCGCGAGATCATGGAGGAGGTCGGGTATGGCGGTCACCGCCTGACCCACCTGGGCGCGCTGACGGTCGCGCCCGGCTACATGTCGCACGAGACCCATCTGATCGTGGCGGAGGATCTCTACCCCCAGCGCGAGGAGGGTGACGAGCCGGAGGCCATCGAGGTCGTACCCTGGTCGCTGGACCGGCTGGGCGAACTGGTCACCCGCGAGGATTGCACCGAGGCCCGTTCCATCGCGGCGCTCTACATGGTGCGCGATTTTCTCGACGCCTGA
- a CDS encoding TerB family tellurite resistance protein produces MIDELRRHWQRLMRTDLSDTESGDDEHRLQRAAAALIMEVCRADFELHEAELDSVRASLIELFELDADTADGLLEIAREKSDELVSVHPLVREVNAAFDADQKADIMRALWRAAWANQNLHKRQEAVIRHLADLLYVPHSTFIRTKHEVLGDAADPN; encoded by the coding sequence ATGATCGACGAGCTGCGCCGCCACTGGCAGCGCCTGATGCGCACGGATCTGAGCGATACCGAATCCGGCGACGACGAACACCGACTGCAGCGTGCGGCCGCCGCGCTGATCATGGAGGTCTGCCGCGCCGATTTCGAACTGCACGAGGCCGAACTCGACTCCGTGCGCGCCAGCCTGATCGAGTTGTTCGAACTGGATGCGGACACCGCCGACGGCCTGCTCGAAATCGCCCGGGAAAAGAGCGACGAACTCGTATCCGTCCACCCGTTGGTGCGCGAGGTCAACGCGGCCTTCGATGCCGACCAGAAGGCCGACATCATGCGCGCACTGTGGCGCGCCGCCTGGGCCAACCAGAACCTGCACAAGCGCCAGGAAGCCGTGATCCGGCACCTGGCCGATCTGTTGTATGTCCCGCACTCGACATTCATCCGCACCAAGCACGAGGTCCTGGGCGATGCCGCCGATCCGAACTGA
- a CDS encoding 7-cyano-7-deazaguanine synthase, with protein sequence MHATDKYTGESPPDLLLLSGGIESSALLAQRHAQGRPLRALWVDYGQRNAERERAAIRALGADYGVDPVEMDLRALRQAFAKRSEWVAHVPLPQRNLLVLALAINLAEHQGAGRILLALNREDQGHGPGSRPSFIGRLAALADELVPGLAIEAPLIAQSKADIIYTTDPLGIDWSRTWSCLLAQSLHCGRCPQCQARRAAFASAGVPDPTDYREPPR encoded by the coding sequence ATGCACGCCACGGACAAGTACACGGGTGAATCGCCCCCCGATCTGCTCCTGCTGTCCGGGGGTATCGAGAGCAGTGCCCTGCTGGCGCAGCGGCATGCGCAGGGCCGCCCGCTGCGCGCCCTGTGGGTGGACTATGGCCAGCGCAATGCCGAGCGTGAGCGGGCTGCGATCCGTGCCCTGGGCGCCGACTATGGGGTCGACCCCGTCGAGATGGACCTGCGCGCGCTGCGCCAGGCGTTTGCCAAACGTTCGGAGTGGGTCGCGCATGTGCCGTTGCCACAGCGCAACTTGCTGGTGCTGGCGCTGGCGATCAATCTCGCCGAGCACCAGGGGGCGGGGCGTATCCTGCTGGCGCTCAATCGCGAGGACCAAGGGCATGGCCCGGGTTCGCGCCCGTCCTTTATCGGGCGCCTCGCGGCGCTGGCGGACGAGCTGGTACCGGGGCTGGCGATCGAGGCCCCGCTGATCGCGCAGTCCAAGGCCGATATCATCTACACCACCGATCCGCTGGGGATCGACTGGTCCCGCACCTGGAGCTGCCTTCTGGCACAATCGCTCCACTGCGGGCGCTGCCCGCAGTGCCAGGCGCGCCGCGCGGCTTTCGCCTCGGCGGGCGTGCCGGATCCCACCGACTACCGCGAACCACCCCGATGA
- a CDS encoding HAD family hydrolase, with protein sequence MGAIAITLFEVPFAVDPKNPEKNPNPQESSVHVDWSSIDTVLFDMDGTLLDLHFDNRFWRELIPAEYIRCQPDDPECARRRLEDEMQRVRGKLEWYCVDHWTRFTGLDVLGLKRELAHHVAIKPHAEALLGALHRSGRRRVLVTNAHPKVYNFKHQITRIGDHLDTIVSAHDLECAKEDTDFWERLQRITPYDPARTLLVDDNLLALASAARQGLTELRGMRYPDERGEPMDSREFLLLESLADLLPGLPGRERPVT encoded by the coding sequence ATGGGAGCCATCGCAATCACCCTCTTTGAGGTTCCGTTCGCTGTGGACCCCAAAAACCCCGAAAAAAATCCGAATCCGCAGGAATCATCGGTGCATGTCGACTGGTCGAGCATCGACACCGTGCTGTTCGACATGGACGGTACACTGCTGGATCTGCACTTTGACAACCGCTTCTGGCGCGAGCTGATCCCCGCCGAGTACATCCGCTGCCAGCCGGACGACCCGGAATGCGCCCGCCGGCGCCTGGAAGACGAGATGCAACGCGTGCGCGGCAAGCTCGAATGGTACTGCGTGGATCACTGGACCCGGTTCACCGGTCTCGACGTGCTCGGGCTGAAGCGCGAACTGGCCCACCACGTCGCAATCAAGCCGCACGCCGAGGCCCTGCTGGGCGCCCTGCATCGCTCCGGCCGCCGACGCGTGCTGGTAACCAACGCCCATCCGAAGGTCTACAACTTCAAGCACCAGATCACGCGGATCGGGGATCACCTGGACACGATCGTCTCCGCCCACGACCTGGAGTGCGCCAAGGAAGACACCGACTTCTGGGAACGGCTGCAACGCATCACCCCCTACGATCCGGCACGTACGCTGCTGGTCGACGACAACCTGCTGGCCCTGGCCAGCGCAGCCCGGCAGGGCCTGACCGAGCTGCGCGGCATGCGCTACCCGGACGAGCGCGGGGAGCCGATGGACTCGCGGGAGTTTCTGCTGCTGGAATCGCTGGCCGACCTGCTGCCCGGACTTCCGGGCCGGGAACGGCCCGTTACTTGA